In the Nocardioides panaciterrulae genome, TGCCGCCGGCTCGGCATCGAGACCGTGGCGGTGCACTCCGACGCCGACGCCGGCCTCCCGTTCGTCCGCGAGGCCGACGCCGCCGTGCGGCTGCCCGGCAACAGCCCCGCCGAGACCTACCTGGACGCCGCCCTCGTGCTCGAGGCCGCCCTGGGAGCCGGGGCGGACGCGCTGCACCCCGGCTACGGCTTCCTCTCGGAGAGCGCCGACTTCGCCCGCGCCGTCATCGAGGCGGGCATGGTCTGGGTCGGCCCCGCGCCCGAGTCCATCGAGCAGATGGGCTCCAAGGTCGAGTCCAAGAAGCTGATGGACGCCGCCGGCGTCCCGGTCCTCGCGAGCCTCACCGCCGAGACCGCCACCGAGGCCGACCTGCCGTTGCTGGTGAAGGCCTCCGCAGGCGGCGGCGGACGCGGCATGCGGATCGTACGGGCGCTGGACGAGCTGCCGGCCGAGATCGAGAGGGCGTCGGCCGAGGCGACGTCGGCGTTCGGCGACGGCACCGTCTTCGTCGAGCCGTACGTCGAGCGCGGCCGCCACGTCGAGGTCCAGGTCGTCGGCCATCAGCACGGGGTCCTGGTGCTCGGGGAGCGCGACTGCTCGATCCAGCGACGTCATCAGAAGGTCGTCGAGGAGACCCCGGCGCCTCGGCTGCCCGAGGCCACCCGCACCGCCCTGCACGACGCCGCCCGCGCGGCCGCGAAGGCGATCGACTATCGCGGTGCCGGCACCGTGGAGTTCCTCTACGACGCCGGGTCGGACCGGTTCTTCTTCCTCGAGATGAACACGCGCCTCCAGGTCGAGCACCCCGTCACCGAGCTGGTGCACGGGGTCGACCTGGTCGAGCTCCAGCTCGCCGTGGCCGAGGGGCGCCCGCTGGACCCGCGCGCGATCGGCGAGACCTACGGCCACGCGATCGAGGTCCGGCTCTACGGCGAGGATCCGGCCGCCGGATGGCAGCCCCAGAGCGGGCGGCTCACGCTGGTCGACATCCCGGGCGTGGATGCCGAGTTCGACCTGCTCAACCGGCCCGGCCTCCGGCTGGACTCCGGTGTCGAGAGCGGCAGCGAGGTGTCCACGCACTACGACGCGATGCTGGCCAAGGTGATCGCGTGGGCGCCGACGAGGGCGCTGGCGGCGCGACGGCTCGCGGATGCGCTCGCCAAGGCGCGGATCCACGGCGTCCTCACCAATCGCGACCTGCTGGTCGGCATCCTGCGGGACGAGGCGTTCCTC is a window encoding:
- a CDS encoding biotin carboxylase N-terminal domain-containing protein; translated protein: MISRLLVANRGEIARRVFATCRRLGIETVAVHSDADAGLPFVREADAAVRLPGNSPAETYLDAALVLEAALGAGADALHPGYGFLSESADFARAVIEAGMVWVGPAPESIEQMGSKVESKKLMDAAGVPVLASLTAETATEADLPLLVKASAGGGGRGMRIVRALDELPAEIERASAEATSAFGDGTVFVEPYVERGRHVEVQVVGHQHGVLVLGERDCSIQRRHQKVVEETPAPRLPEATRTALHDAARAAAKAIDYRGAGTVEFLYDAGSDRFFFLEMNTRLQVEHPVTELVHGVDLVELQLAVAEGRPLDPRAIGETYGHAIEVRLYGEDPAAGWQPQSGRLTLVDIPGVDAEFDLLNRPGLRLDSGVESGSEVSTHYDAMLAKVIAWAPTRALAARRLADALAKARIHGVLTNRDLLVGILRDEAFLAGEVSTQFLVDRPAPAPTYDVGARLAATYLVVRAAAARRTVQQGIPAGWRNVRSRPSEVVWREGEHEHEVAWCGGRDGLWFPMADAEVLAEGPDWVRLRFEKETTTYRVALAADGSSADVDSPRGHVRLVRVPRFVDPADAVASGSLLAPMPGTVVRLAVEAGARVAAGQPVLVLEAMKMQHTVAAPVAGTVTELPVSTGQQVAAGDVLAVVATDHQEPEGGEES